gacgtcagacctctctcaaAACCTATTAGAACTctcagtgtgagagtccccttcagccattttgtttgtgctaccctctgttctgctagtgtgggaacgaattctggcgatttaccgccaacatggcctctaccagcgcaacaggtaGTACCACCGGtcggggtaaggacaatggtggtgggggcaaggacgaaagtgggcgagggaaacggGTGTAAAAACGGGAGTGCAGATGAGGAAAGCAACACAAATGGTCTGTTTTGTACGTGTGTTTCAGcttgaaagatggtattttaggtgTCAAaatggcaatgaccaaagactgattgaggcattttttaggcaatttatatggtataaagaacttgtGTTTGGCAAAATTcacatttggcggtagtttcaccagtctaattaattcgccaagtgcaggGCCTTACTGTACTTAGATTTTCCCCATAGAGGTTATTTTCAGATTCCCTTTTCAAATTCATAGAATTCAGCACTTACTCAAGGTCCTTGTAGGAATCTTAATATCAACCACATCTGGTCTCAATGACCACCttatatttatctttgtttgcCTTCTGTATTATAGCTACATTAAGTGTATTTTCATGATCTTACAGCTACATATTGACTTTACAGGTGATAGTACTACCAACATAGGGTATCAAATCCTACTTCCCAATATTATTGGcagattatttttcttatcttattttaatttttcttcagcCTGTAGGTTTTATTCCAAGGATCAGTATATAGTATAAAAATAGCATGAAAttgtttgttaatttattttgattaatatttttactttattcaacAGGTGGTATTATGGCAGGATAACAAGAGCTGATGCAGAAAAACTCTTACATAATAAGCATGAAGGAGCATTTCTTATAAGAGTCAGTGAAAGTTCTCCAGgagatttttctctctcagtcaaGTAAGTTTAGTTGGAATGTAAAACcttatattaacacacacacacacacacacacacacacacacacacacacacacacacacacacacacacacacacacccggtagctcagtggttagagcgctggcttcacaagccagaggaccaaggttcgattccccggccgggtggagatatttgggtgtgtttcctttcacgtgtagcccctgttcacctagcagtgagtaggtatgggatgtaaatcgaggagttgtgaccttgttgtcccggtgtgtggtgtgtgcctggtctcaggcctatccgaagatcggaaataatgagctctgagcttgttccgtagggtaacgtctggctgtctcgtcagagactgcagcagatcaaacagtgaaacacacacacagacacacacacacacacacacacacacacacacacacacacacacacacacacacacacacacacacacacacacacacacacacacacacacacacacacacactgcgtagtgtagtggttagcatgctcggctcacaatcgagagggctaggtttgagtcctggtaagcggcgaggcaaatgggcaagcctcttaatgtttggctcctgttcacctagcagtgaataggtacgggatgtaactcgaggggttgtggcctcgctttcccggtgtgtggagtgtgttgtggtctcagttctacccaaagatcggtctatgagctctgagctcgctctgtaatggggaaaactggctgggtgaccagcaggcaactgaggtgaattacacacacacacacacacacacacacacacacacacacacacacacacacacacacacacacacacacacacacacacacaggagaaggagaaaagtgatattagtaggagatttcaactgtaaagaagtggactgggaaaattatgaaagtggtatgggggaagaagcctggggagaaagattcttgaacctaatgatagacaatatgatggaccagagagtaaaggaatgcacaagattcagaggaaacgatgagccggcgagattggacctagtttttacaaggggtatacaaatgaatgatgatataagatataagtgcccattgggaaagagtgaccatgcaatattagaaatagatatagaagaaggaaaggaagatagagacgattcatacaaaggagaccgattaaattacagaaaggctgatattgagaatctcaagaactattttaaaacgtagactgggaggagatggaaaactcagagacaatgcaagacaaatataacttatttttggaaatatacaaaacaggagtcagggaatatgtcccaaaatatagaccaaaagaagaaggaaagaaagattggtttaatgcaaggtgtgctagggcaaaggagaaaagagatggagcatggaaaaggtggaggagaaatagaatccaacaaacaaggaaaacttcaaggcagcgagaaatgaatatgttaaggtgaggaaggaagaggaaaagaactttgaaaaagatattgtcgaaaaatgtaaggagcaaccaaaattgttctatagattcataaatggaaaaattaggcaaaaagaaacaatagaaaggttaaaaggagagaacgggatggtggaagacccaaaagtatggcagaactattaaataaaaattccaggaggtctttactaaagaatccaaatttgagaggccacagggtaatagagagacaatctatatgaaagagattaaagtaaccaagcttgaaataaaagagttaatgaaggaactggatgaagagaaggcaatgggaccggatgaagtctcaggcagaatactgaaagaatgtagggaagaactagcaagtcctatatacaacatcataaaatgctcaatagaaaatggaacagtgccagtagaatggaaaagagctgaggtggttcccatatataagagtggaaggaaagaagaacctttaaattacagaccggtatcactaactagtgtaatatgcaagatgtgtgaaagaataataaagaaacaatggatcgagttccttgaagacaacaaattaatatcaaatagccaatttggttttagaaaaggacggtcttgtgtaactaatttattgagtttctattctagaatagttgatagagtacaagagagagaggatgggttgactgcatctatttggatttaaaaaggcgtttgacaaagtgccacatgcaagattactgtggaagttagaggagaagggtggcttaaaaggaagcacattgagatggatagaaaattatttgagggggagagaaataaggacagtagttaaagatatgaagtccaagtggagagcagtagaaagcggagtgccacaggggtcagtattggcaccaatacttttcctcatttatattaacgacatgccagaaggagtgaacagctacataaatttgtttgcggatgatacgaaactgtgcagagttataaagcaaaaggaggattgtgaaatactgcaagaagacctaaataagatctgggaatggagtaagaagtgggaaatggaattcaatgtgaacaaaagccatgtcatggaaatgggaaagagtgaaagacgacctgtgggaatctataagatgggagatggagtagaactggagaaagtcaaaaggaaaaggacttaggagtgacgatggaagaaaacaatcaaccagtaagccatattgatagaatttttagagaaacatataatttgctaaggaatattggagtagcatttcactacatggacaaagaaatgatgaagaaattgataaatactataataagacccagattggaatatgcaggagtagtgtggacccctcataaaagaaacacataaggaaattggagaggctacaaaaaatggctacaagaatggtcccagaacttgaagggatgacatatgaggagagactaaaggctatggatctaccaaccttggaacaaagaaggagagaggagacctgatacaagtctataaattgatcaacggaatggaccaagtggataatgagaaactgatcctgagagaagaatatgacatccgaagcacaagatcgcatagtaaaaagctgagaaagggaagatgtctgagagatattaaaaaatatagtttcccgcatagatgtattgagacgtggaacagtttagatgaagaagtagtgtctgcaacgagtgtgcacacttttaaagtaagattggataagtgtagatatggagatggggccacacgagcataaagcctaggccctgtaaaactacaactaggtaaatactaggtaaatacacacgcttgactcacaatcgagagggctgggttcgagtcccagggcggcgaggcaaatgggcaagcctcgtaatgtgtggctcctgttcacctagcagtaaataggtatgggatgtaactcgaggggttgtggcctcgctttcccggtgtgtggagtgtgttgtggtctcagtcctacctgaagatcggtctatgagctctgagctcgctccgtaatggggaagactggctaggtgaccaggaggcaacagaggtgaattacacacacacacacacacacacacacacacacacacacacacacacacacacacacacacacacacacacacacacacacacacacacacactgactagcGGCATGTGGTTAAGATGTTTGCCTAGTGCCCAAGGCAGCCCACAGTTGTGCTGCCCTTGATGTTTTGAAGCAAGATATAAAAATATTACCATACATGTATGCAAGTAATCACATACATCAATTTAAAGAAAATTTGTTTGTAATAGGTGCCTGCTTTTTGTACCAAGAATTTATTCATCATAGTATAATGGTGTAGCTTAACATCATTAGAAGCCTCATTTATACACTGGGAATGCCATTTATATGGGCAGATAAGTGGGCAGACTTTACATAAACAAAGACTATATGAGGCATCTTGAATCACAACATTGCAAATTACTGGTACCAGGCACCTCACAAACCTCACCAAAGCTTGTCTTGTTAGCTTTGTTTTGTATGATTTCAGCAAAATGGTAATTCTCCTTGTACCAAGTATAGATTACTGGTTCTTGCTGTTATTAAGCTCTTCTCTCAATGGAGTGCCAGCATCATGGAACTATTAGTAACACAGGTTAATACTGGCCATTCACAATAGTGCAAGTCTAACACATGTTGTCTACACGGCCACATTGGTTGATCAGAAAGTGAGAGTCAGGCACTTATACAGTATACCTTCTAGCCTGCAtttatgaaaggagaaaagaaatcctACTTGTTGTTACCCAGTTAGGAGCAGTTTGTTGATAGTTGTGATAACAGCATTGCTAACCATTGCTGGTTTAATGAATGCACCATCGTGCAACATGTCCTAGGGAGGCAGTGGCttagtgaataaggtggtgagtgtgggatcaggcagacatccttgtgtaggttcaaatcccaccatgtgCCATTTTGAAACTCATTTATCAAGTGGTTTAAGGAGGCATCCCCAcagatttaatatttttttccaaaaatttggggaaaaatattttcctctttctaaaaTATGAATATGGTGTTGGTAACACACTCTCAAACTTTCATGGTgatatcttttttcttaattggtTTTTatcaggaaaatagataaaagtattGCGATCATTGGCAACCTGGTAATGCTTTTTTATTGGTCATTGAATTAGAAcctatgtgtttcttttgtattgGAAATGAGTAATTATTTTCTGGTAGTGTTTAGCAGCCTAACTCAGTGGCCTGAGCCAGTAGAATATTGTCATCAGCAAGTCAGTGGTCTGTGGACTTCACTAGGGAAAGGTTTATGTATTGCTCATTACCGAAATACACTTTCTTCCTACCTACGGTCTCTGGACTTCCCTAAAATGGCCTTTTGGATTGCCATGTTGTTCTCCATTCAATGATAAAGCATTTGGTACAAGTACAAAAATGCTAACAAGCAAAATCTACTCTCTGGGAAGTTGCAATCTTATGAGAATCTTCACTACATTGGCTAGCTACATAGGTGACATCCTTGGATTTACACCAGCAGTATCACTACCTCTCACATTCTTAGAAGCATGACAGTAAATATGAGGtagtggtgaagaggaaggagaatatgTTTAGTCCAAGATTACCAAGGAATGTGTGTTTAAAGGATGGTCATGGGATCTTTACACTTAAAAGACCTCTCCTGAAAAACTGGGTTTTTTCCCCATTCAAAAGCCTATAACTTTGTTAGTTTTTTATTAAAATGAGtgatctttgttttgttgtaaagaagaaatttgtttttattttttcctagtgACTGAAGTAGCTATATATAGTTTCAAACATTTGttactatatttttctctcttaatcaCTGGGTTGTTAGAGAACTTTAAGTAATTTTTACATTAAGATGGACtcgataaagaaaggaaacgaaagtaGTGCATTAAATTTGCATGAATATTTTGTTGCTTTAAAAGTGATTTGTGTAATTTACTTAGGCACAACATTAATTATATATCATTATGTAAGGGATTTATTCAGAAGCTAACCAAAGAAGTAGATTGCATTGTTATGTTCCGTGCAAGAGTGAAATTGGCGACAGCCtcttaaagttagctacatgttaCCATGGTACACAGGTTCTAGAtagaggtgtaattgccttacacaaaagatgcgcttaggtggtgatatgggccctaatatgggtaccactataaataagattgcctGCTCTGCTAATGGGTGGGAGCTGAACAGTACTTCTCATATTCTTCTAGTAGGCTGTCTTGTATATTTCATGAATTCTATTCACCATGAGTAGTattaagtacaggcaacccccgcttaacgaaggggttacgttcctaaaaaacacttcgttaagcgaagcttcgttaagcgaaccgattataacaggtttaacccctgatttgaacttccattgagagtaagcaaagcaagagtgcatcatagtacagtaaaaggtttaatgaaagtaaaaattatgaagttaaacatttaggtaatttaatttaagtcattataatgtacactaatgtatgtatgtacgtaattttataatgttgatgatcttaacattatgaaaggagggagagtgaaacgggaaatacactaaccagcaacctgtggaatgtaaacaaagtgcgcatcattgtaccgcatacacaacttatgtaccacatttccacaaggctttccattttatccattgtagagtcacgagttcaggtggttcttttagctttcaaggaagatgcggtctcaccagccttcttaatagagtctgctgacttgaaaatagtagacagtagatggagtcaagatggtggcaagcaatgttattagttttctggcctctctcttgtctgtgaataatacccagcttcacttcgagagtaagacacttcctggtcttcttaggaacgttaggccacattgcagggcgttttggtggtaagttgaactagggaagatgagctgctggtgatgctgttatgttttgactggggagtgagtggtgcgcgtgatcttgatgctacaggtgacgcagaatttcttctgagtcaggcctttgtatcggcagcgcctgtgttgtccactagaggcttgatcttgatctttattctacaggtatctcaggatttctcctgaggcaggccttagtaccagcagttCCTGGTGTAtttaaaagcctgtcagcttgcatgatacggtggggctttcaaatgtagaaaaaattacctggataaaacttcgttgaagcgagtttggtgttcgttaaacaagcagatggtagtaaaacgaaatcttcattgtagtgaaatttctttgtgtgaaccttcgttaaatgggggttgcctgtatatagtAGTCTCTTCTggtgatgaagagagaaggaaaaagaagcctCACTGTTgtttgaaaaagagagagtaacATGAGTGAGTGGAAAGTATGGAAAGCAAAGTATTTGGGTGACAGGGAAGGGTTATGTTAGTTATAACACTGGAGAAATCAGTGTGCATAAAGGATTTTGCTTCTATATGATAGTAAATGGTTTAACAAGTTTCATTGATTGATAATTAATGAATTTTTGGTGCTGagataaggaaaacaatacTCCTTTTAGTAACATCTGCAttgctttccttcattagtGTATTGGCTAGTGTGTCATGAAAGCTTTATCAGTGATGTTATTCTAAAATGTTGATGCCTTTGAAAGTATTGCAATGTACTCTGTTGTTGCACCACTGCAGGTGTACAGATGCTGAATATAATGAAACTACTGTAAAAACAGCTAAAGACACTAATGCACCTTTTGTAGTTATCTTGTGGCAACAAACTTTAGacagtgtttatatatatatatatatatatatatatatatatatatatatatatatatatatatatatatatatatatatatatatatataaaagaaaataaatttatttatttatttatttatttattgcttacAATGTTGTGATTCTAGATGCCTCATACATGGTGCCTGCTGCTATTGTTAATGGGATTGAATGTCTTTGATATTCTTGAAAGTAGATTTTTACAATCTTCCAGTTATGAATGCAGTCAGTTAAAGGTACCAGTTATATTGGTTTCCTTATATGAAAGGCACTGCCTAGAGTTCTAGATACTCTTCAGGCAATTTTATTAACACAGTTTAGATGTATTTTTTGCATCTTCAGTGAGCAGCTTGAAAAAGGAAACTATTtcttgcaaaaaaaataaaaaaataaaataaaataaaataaaataaataaatagataaataaaaaaagtttattaattaattgattaatttatttttatttttgtttttattttattttgtgttatttataAAATGGTTCTAAGATGTCAGAACAAATCACACAAATCATGTATTTGTATCTTCCTTATGTTAATTCAGGAGCAGTCTTGATGCAGCATGAGGATGGTTTGGTTTTTGGATCTCTCAGGTACCAAACGACTAAAGCAGGCCCTTGACACCTTGTCCCTGCTTGAAATGGGGGGAAAAAAAGCTTTACAATGGATAGTCTTTTACCAAGAGCAGTGTGTGGCAGCTATGTTACAGAATTTTAAGAAATTGTAACAGATTAGGATATTAGAAGATATATAAATTATGTTATCTTTCTTGTCACAGACTCACATCCCCAGTGCAATCCACAGCATACTTCTCGAAGTGGGTAGGTATGCTTAGATTTTGACTCTTGTAGTCATTGAAAAGCCCCAGAAAACTGGCTGCTGCTTATTGAGAGGTATAGCAGTGTTGTCAGATTCATACCACTTGAAATTCATAATTTACAAGTTCCATGCCAAATCCAAACTATTCTCATTAAGAATGTTTTGTGCTGAATTCTCCATTGTCATCTGcattccttcaatactggtgAGCTGTCTCTTACACACAGATAtacaataatagataaatgaataggtaaGAGGGATAATGATTTTTATATTGTAACACCTAAGGTGGGTCAGAAACCCCATTTACATGGCCTacttatttatgcatttttacagaagtgttatttctttttacttcaaaATTCATAAAGATGTGATGACAGTTTTGCATTCAGAAGGATTCTTAAATAGCATCTCTGACATTCAGAATGATGTTTAATTTACTGAATAATTCAAATTGAGCTGTCTTGTGTAATGTAAATAGTAGTAACATTCCCTATACTGAATTGCTGAATCTGCTGGGAAAGAAATTGTATCATGCTGAAAAGAGAGAACCATGTTTTTCAAAGTCAAATAATGCCCAACAGGCTTTTAAAATCTTTTCCACCTGGGATGTCAGGTGATGGGTCTGAGCAGCATCCTGTAAACATTGCACAGCACTGATAATTGGAtgctcttttttgttgttgatattgactTACTTAAATAAACCAGGATATTTGCAGAAAAGATGAATAGTGTAAGTGGCTGGCCTAATATACTTAATGAGAGAAAAGGTAGAGATGTCATTTTAATTTTAATTGAAGAGTTTTGTTTACTGtttaattattaaaaaaaaaatagataaaaagatccTGATAGCCCTGTGATCAGAATTTGAAGTTGAGTGAGTGCAGTAGTATTCTTTGGAGAAATCCATGACGGGTGAATTGAAGCAGCCGTGGTGTAGTGTTGGTATTGCTTTTGTTGTGGGACTTTTAGATGTCACTAATTACTATTGGTACTATAAATCTAATGTCATCTGGGCCTGCTTTGGTGGCAGttattccttctcattttccagcCAAAAATGCCCAGGAAAATTGGAAGTAATTTCCTTTGGTATATTTAAATTCCAACCTCATTcatttgatttttgtttttacctttttttttatttgaactttaccttatttttgtttcttttatgtttgaTTTTAACACTTGgtatttttatgcattttataacctggtgataaaaaaaaaaatttggaaagATTGAATAGCTAATGAAGATTGCACAAGGTGAAATTTGAGTTATGAGGATGGAAGAGGGATGTAATCATATTATATAATTGTTACAACGAGCAATTGATCATGAACAGATAAAATAGTTTTATACATGCCCTAACAAGTAGAAAAGAATGTATAAATAGTATATGACTACCTAAACAAATACCATTTAGAGTAAATAAACATTTGGTTTATTAGAAAGACCAGATTCTCATGTTTTCTAACCAATGTAGATTTATATCTTCCCCATATATTTGTATGCTCTTACTTTGCCAttatatgtatttattgattaatttattccattttcattttcctcaagatgtggtgatggtgttcaaCACTTTAAGGTCCTAAGAGATGCACAAGGAAAGTTTTTCCTCTGGGTTGTAAAATTCAACTCCTTAAACGAACTGGTCGAATACCATCGATCTGCCTCTGTGTCCCGCTCACATGACATCAAGCTCAAAGACATGACTCCTGAAGAGGTATGTATAGTTGTGGTTTAATGCTACTGATACATTCTGAATCTTGTATTTAGTATGCCCTCTTTTCTCTACTTTGCATACTTGGACTACTTGACTAAAAATCTCAACTAGAAGTTTCACTTCTTTACTAAAACAACATCCATAAAGCTCTTTATCATCTTAACCAATATGAGTGTGTACATGGGATATCGTAAAAGCAAAATAACAGTTTGTTTAGCAGAAATAGGGTTGTAATAATGAATATTGTAAAAGTGAAATATTGTGTAACagtggtggcatagtggataagatggtgagtgtgagattgggcagatgtccatgcgtaggtttgaatctcaCCATGTACCGCCTTTTAAACTTTGTAATTTGTCGAGTcatttaaagttacttacatgtcacccaggttctaggtggtttcaCTAAAAATGCACTTAGGGGGTGGTAtggcccctaatatgggtaccactataaataaaactacctgcgccactaatgggtggaagctgaacagtgcttcccatgctcttcaagtatacccATAAGTGTtaataggccataacataaaaaaaaaaaaataataataatagtaattatgtaTATCAGGAAATACATGTACACATCAGTATAAGAaatccttcttttgtttttcctgaaGTTAAATGTGgtacaaatgataaaaatacttCAAATCTTGGCTGTCAATATTTCCTGCTCTATACTATCCTTGATATGCCTCAAAgatatctttcatttctcttttgtcAATTCCTAAGCAATTCACTGCATCATTTCTCAAAACAACAGGAATTTGACctaaaattatttttttactaaacATTGTATTTAGTTGGTGTTACAGTGTACTGATTTGATTAAGTTGCTAGTTCTGCCTGTATATATGAATTATATAGTAAGTACAAGAACTGGTAGTAGGTTTCATTTGACTGActactcctttttatttcagtttttagtGCAGGCACTGTATGACTTCACTCCTCAAGAACACGGAGAATTAGAATTCAAGCGAGGAGATGTCATCACTGTAACAGATCGATCAGACCAACACTGGTGGACTGGTGAAATGGGGAATCGAAAGGGTCTTTTTCCTGCTACTTATGTTGCACCTTATCATACATAGGTAAATGCCCCCTTCATCTCCTAACTCTTAAATTTTATCTTCAGCCTTTTTCAGTCGTGTGTCCCTTGTTCATTAAGGATGTTCTACCTAGTTTGGTCAGATTATTCTAGACTGTATCTAGAGAGACTGAATGGGATTTTAAAAGAACAGGCTCTCATGGTCAGGGAACCCACTGC
The window above is part of the Portunus trituberculatus isolate SZX2019 chromosome 14, ASM1759143v1, whole genome shotgun sequence genome. Proteins encoded here:
- the LOC123503537 gene encoding growth factor receptor-bound protein 2 isoform X1, producing the protein MEAGAKHDFNATAEDELSFRKGQILKVLNMEDDMNWYRAELDGKDGLIPSNYIEMRSHEWYYGRITRADAEKLLHNKHEGAFLIRVSESSPGDFSLSVKCGDGVQHFKVLRDAQGKFFLWVVKFNSLNELVEYHRSASVSRSHDIKLKDMTPEEFLVQALYDFTPQEHGELEFKRGDVITVTDRSDQHWWTGEMGNRKGLFPATYVAPYHT
- the LOC123503537 gene encoding growth factor receptor-bound protein 2 isoform X2, whose amino-acid sequence is MEAGAKHDFNATAEDELSFRKGQILKVLNMEDDMNWYRAELDGKDGLIPSNYIEMRSHECGDGVQHFKVLRDAQGKFFLWVVKFNSLNELVEYHRSASVSRSHDIKLKDMTPEEFLVQALYDFTPQEHGELEFKRGDVITVTDRSDQHWWTGEMGNRKGLFPATYVAPYHT